A window from Mus caroli chromosome 2, CAROLI_EIJ_v1.1, whole genome shotgun sequence encodes these proteins:
- the LOC110289910 gene encoding olfactory receptor 10AG1-like yields the protein MEFILLGFSNVPHLQWVLFMVFLFMYMTILLCNSIIIVLAKTDPALQTPMYFFLSNFSFLEICYVTATIPRMLMDLYTSKGNISVLACATQMYFVLMLGGTECLLLAAMAYDRYVAICHPLQYSLLMKNKVCLQLVAASWISGIPVEIGQTYQIFSLHFCASNRIDHFFCDIPPLLKLACGDTFMNTVAVYVVAVVFVMVPFLLIIVSYIKIICNIMKLSSAKGMAKAFSTCSSHLIVVVLFYGTASITYLQPKQSQSEGMGKLLSLFYTILIPALNPIIYTLRNKDIMMALRKLHSKLLIWWENVK from the coding sequence ATGGAATTTATTCTTCTTGGGTTTTCTAATGTTCCTCATTTGCAGTGGGTGCTGTTTatggtatttttgtttatgtatatgacaATTCTGTTGTGCAACAGCATTATAATAGTGTTAGCAAAAACGGACCCTGCTCTCCAGACTCCTATGTATTTTTTCCTTAGCAACTTTTCCTTTTTGGAAATCTGTTATGTAACAGCTACTATTCCAAGAATGCTTATGGATTTATATACCtcaaaaggaaacatttctgtGCTTGCATGCGCAACACAAATGTATTTTGTCCTTATGTTGGGAGGCACAGAGTGCCTCTTGCTAGCAGCTATGGCCTATGATCGTTATGTGGCTATCTGCCACCCTCTACAATATTCTCTACTTATGAAGAATAAGGTGTGTTTACAGCTGGTAGCTGCCTCCTGGATCAGTGGGATTCCAGTAGAAATTGGGCAGACCTACCAGATATTCTCCCTTCACTTTTGTGCTTCTAACAGAATAGatcactttttctgtgacatCCCACCACTTCTTAAGCTTGCTTGTGGTGACACCTTTATGAATACAGTTGCAGTCTATGTTGTTGCAGTGGTGTTTGTTATGGTTCCATTTCTGCTAATCATTGTCTCCTACATCAAGATTATCTGCAACATTATGAAACTATCTTCAGCCAAAGGGATGGCCAAGGCTTTTTCCACCTGCTCGTCCCACCTGATAGTTGTAGTCTTGTTCTATGGAACAGCAAGCATTACTTACTTACAGCCCAAACAAAGCCAGTCAGAAGGAATGGGGAAGCTGTTGTCTCTTTTCTACACCATTTTGATCCCAGCTTTGAATCCTATTATATACACTCTGAGGAACAAAGATATCATGATGGCACTGAGAAAATTACACAGTAAGTTACTGATATGGtgggaaaatgtaaaataa